The Flavobacterium psychrotrophum region ATCTCGCAGTTGCCTGTAGTAAGTGCTAATTCCTCTACAGTAGTACAACCGGCAGCATTTTCTGCACGCACATATACTATACCTGTAGTTGTAGTAAGTAGGTAAGAAGCCGGTGTAGCAATGGCATTGTTATTAGCAAGGGCATCTGCCTGAGTGGCAAAATATCCTAGTGTAACACCTGTGCCTGCCTGCGCAGCTACTTCAGTAAGATTAAACGGAGAACAACCGGTAAGTTCTAACGCCGCAGCAAATTGTGGAGCCGGCAAAACATTAAGAATAAAAGATGTTGTTGTATAGCATCCACCATTACCTACCCTGACATAGATAGTTTGTGGGTTGGCCGTATTATTATAACTACCCGGTGTAGTAATAGCACCAGTATTGTTATCTGCATTGCTCTGGCTTGTAAAATACGTAACGGTATCTGTAGAACCGGCAGGTAATATAAGCGCATCGCGGCTTGAAAGATTAAATGCAGCTACTCCTGTAGTTACTTCGCAAAGCTGGTAATCAGCAATCGTATTTGCAACCGGAAGCGGATTTACAATTAGAGCCAGGCTTGCAACACTGTAACATCCTGCCGCTGTTTGCACCCTTACCCAAATAGTAGCCGTACCACTAGTATATGTAGCAGGTGTAGCTACAGGAGTAGTGCCTGCATTAGCAGCAGCCTCTGTATCATAGTATGAAACCGTTAAGCCCGCTACACCATTGGTAGCTTCTGCATCTTTAGAGTTAAGGTTAAATACTGCCTGAACTCCTGTGGTTGCAGGATCATCGCAAAGTACATAATTTGTTAAACCCGGCGTTGCAGGAAGCGGATTTACCTGCAGGTTAAGGGTTGCAAGGCTGTAACATCCTGCTGCCGATTGTACCCTTACCCAAACAGTACCTCCGGCACTTTGATAAGCAGAAGTTCCTGTTATTGGCCTGGTGCCATCATTAGCTTCTGTTTCTCCGGTATAATAAGAAACCGTTAAGCCCGCTACTCCATTAGCAGCCTGTGCATCTTTAGTTGTAAGGTTAAATACTGCCTGTACCCCTGTTGTTGCAGGATCGTCGCACAGTGCATAGGTAGTCATTACAGGCACCACAGGTTTAGGGTTTACTGTAAGCACAATAGTTTTTATGGTATAACAGTTTGTTGTAGTGCCGTTTTCTATAGCCCTGATATAAACTGTTTGTGTATTTGGTGTTATCGTTGAGTATGCCGCAGGTGTGGTTATAGCAGCTGTTCCTGCTTCGGCATCTGTTAATGATGTGTGGTAGGTTAGCGTGATGCCTGTCTGCCCGTTAAGGGTGTTGTTACCTTCTGCTTCCAGATTAAATACAGCAAGCCCGTCATAATCATCATCACATAAAGCTAGTGAAGACGGTTCAAGCAGCACAGGTGCGCTGTTAATAAGTATCGTTACTGTAGTATCATCGCCTGTAATACAATTTGTAACATCTGTAGTAACTTCATATTTAACATTATAAGTTCCCGGTGTACTTGTAGCAAGGTCTATTTCTCCTGTTGCAGCATTAATTGCTAAACCTGTAGCAGGTGTTACGGTAAATGCACCTCCTTCGGTAAAGCCTGCGTCTTTAGTTGGTACTACATTAGCAGCGCCCGCACAAACAGCAGCAGGAAGTGTAAAGCCTGTAACGGCAGTAGTAGGAGTGTTAATTGTTACCGTAATGGTAGCATCCAGACTTTGGCATCCCTCAGGAGAAGTCTGATAAACATTAAAAGTAGCAGTACCTATAGCAGACGTTAATGGAGTTGGTGCACCCGGCAGTTGTATGCCGTTGCTGTCTACCCATGTAAGTGTGTAACCGGTAAGTGCAGTAGCCGTTAAAGGTGCAGCTATTTGTCCCTGGCAATATGCAATATCTGTAACAACCGGTATAGCAGGTACAGCACCGGTATATGTTATAGTTACTGTTTTAAAACAGCTTGCACTACCCCAATTATATGTATAAACACCCGGTGTAGAGAAACCAGAAATTAGTGTGCTGTTTGCTGTAGGGTTAGCAATAACTGTGGCAGATGGGTTGGCACTATCTGCCGTCCAGGTACCAAGACCTGTAGAAGTAACTGTTGTAGTTGATGTATTACAGCCAATAGTTACCGCGTTTGATACTACGTGCTCTGATCCATAAGTAAAGTAATAACCGGTAGGAATATTTACATTTTTGTACAATATAGTTCCGGTATCGTCAAGAGGATAAGTAGTGATATCTCCCGCAGGAAAGGTTGGGTCTGATGATACGACAAGGTATCTTACATCTGCAGGCAATTGTGATTTTGCTGCTGCAATAGTAACATCTGCAATACCACCCGTTTTCTGAACTTTCCATGTGCGTGCAATGCGGTTAACACAGTTACCCTGCACCGTTGCATTACCAAGACCGTTATCTGCCGTTATAAAATAAGAAGCCGTAGCATCTATAGCTGTTGTGTTTAATGCATTTGTTACAGGAAATGTACCCGCAGTATTTTTGTTATAAACCGTAATCAGGTTATTGTTGTGTATTGATTTAGACTGCTTTTGGTAAAGGCCAGAAACATCGTCCCTGCCTATACCGGTAACATTAAATTTAAATGTATTATCTGCTGTCCAGAAAACGCTGCCATCCGGCGCGGTATAGTTTCTGTTGGTTGAAGATTGCCCAGAAGTGAGAGTAACTCCATATTTTACAGCAAGATATGATTCTACCTTGTTAACATCTGCATCAGAAAGGTTTACATCAAAGGTAATTACCTCAGCAATGGCTCCGTTAAATATTTCATTTCCATTATTACTGCCCAGGAAGAACCCTGATGAAACAGCAGGATCATAAACACTGTCAAAGTTATTGGTAACACTTGCTGTATCACCATTTCTGTTAGCACTAAAAGTATTAGATGTTGAATTGGTATTAACACCCTTACCCATCAGGATTATACCTGCGGTTTCAGGATAGTTAGTCATACCAACACCTCCCGGAAACGGAGCATCGTTATAATAATCTCCTGTACTACCGGCAAAACCGTCTCCGGTTTGTGTCCTGAAGCCCGGCTTAAACTGCCATTTGTTTTGTGAAAACAAATAAGTAAGTGCCGTATTTTTTGGAGTAATATTTGTATAAGTATTAACTACCAAAAATATAGAACCCTGGGTATTTAAAAGATCTGTTGTGAAACTTGTATTTGTAAGCAATGTATTATTACTGCCTGAAAATTGCATGAACGGGTTAAAGTTAAAGTTTGCACTTGCTGTATTGCCCGTAGTATATACCGGCATACGTGTGGTATTAGACTGTACCAGTGCATAAGACCCTGAGGTGGTGCCACCACTACTCATCCATGAAGTAACACGGTTATCTGTTGTGTTATTTAACAAAATAGGATTTGTATTAGCTGTACCTGCATTACTGGTAGACCTGAACCAACCTGTAAGGCCGCCACTAACCCCACCCGGAGCCTGTGCAAAAACAGTTGTGCCACCCAGCAGAGAAATAACTACAAAAGCCCTGACAGGCTTTAATATGAAAGATGTTAATAAATGATATTTTTTGCTCATTATAATTGGTTTATATAATTTAATTTGTAGGTAAACTGAGTTGTTTTTTTGTCTTAAATCTTAGCCGTTTTTTGCATTAGGAATACAGTTTAAAACTGTTATTTTTAAACAGTCTAAATATAAAAAACAAAGATTGTAAGATATTACTGTTTAACATAAAAAAATCAACAAATAAATATGACAGTTCCTTAAACCGTAAACTTCTTGTTTTTAGGCAAAAAGGGCTTTCAGTATTGTTTCAAACAATTGTACTATTGTTTTATTGACCAAATTTTATTTTAAAGACGGCCTTATAAAGCTTCTATTTGAAGCAAAATTTTTGTTGTAATAGTTCAAAAAATAAAGAAAAGCCGTGATGCCTTTTGGGCAACACAGCTTCTCTGCCTAAAATCAATAAACTTTAATTTTTAACTATTTTGGCAACTTGCACATTGCCGTTTTCAAACTCAGCTTTCAGCATATAAATACCGCTGCTAAGTAAACCCATATGTAGTGTAGGCTGTAACGACCTTAGCACTTCTTTGCCCAGGCTATCATAAACAGAAACTACTTTTATAATTGACTGTGATTTAATTTGAACCATATCTGTTGCAGGGTTAGGGTATACTGCAATTGCATTTTTACCAAAACTTTCAACTGCCGATACCGGGATGTTTACGGTAATGTTAATACTTGTAGATAGTGTAGCTCCGCTCGCAGATGTTGCAGTAACAACGGCTGTACCATTTGCAACAGCAGTTACAAGGCCATTTTCATCTACGGTTACAATACCTACCGGTGTAGCAGTCCATACAACATCTGTATCTGTAGCATTTTCAGGAAGTATTGTTGCAACAAGCTGCAATGTACCACCAGCGGTAACAATTGTTGGCTCCGCATTGTTTTCTACAGTTACAGTAATACTTGTAACCACAACTACCTGACCTGTAATAACCACATCAATCGTATCTGTAAAAGATCCGTCTTCTGTAGTAACAGTAACGGTAATTGTACCGTTAGCCAATGCCCTGATTAATCCGTCTTCGCTTATCGTAGCAAAATCACTGCCTGCACTAATAGCCCATGTAACATCTGCATTACTTGCATCATCCGGAGTAACAGTAGCCACAAGCTGTAGTGTACCACCATCTGTAGTTATTGTTGCCGGTGCATCATCTGCCACAGCTACATCAACTGCTGTTACAGCAATTACCTGATTAGAAATAACAACTTCAATATCATCATAAATTGTAGTATCACTTGTAAGCGTTGCGCGTACTGTTACAGCACCATTAGCCAGAGCTGTTACCAGGCCTGTAGCACTTATAGTTGCAAACTCGCTTCCTTCTGCAATAGTCCAGGTTACAGTCTCTGTAGCCGGTGTTACTGCTGCGGTAAGTTGTAGCGTACCTCCATCTGTAGTTATGGTAGCCGCAACATCTCCCTGCACCGCTACTGCAACTGTAGATGGTAATGCCGGTGATGCTGTTGCAGAAACAGCAAGCACTGAAAGACGTATCTCACTTGCCCATTCTGCCGAAGATGACCCTTCAAAACTAAAGGCAATACCGGTTATGGTTTTATACTGATTACCTGCATCAAGCGGCAGAGCTACCTCATAAAGCCTTGGGTTTGTAGCGCTGCCTTCAAGGTTGTTGTTAGCAGTATTAATACGCCCTATACCTTGTATAGCATAACCGTCGCCATCATACCAGTCGCTGATTGTAAGTGTTGAAGCCTGTGTAGTGCCATCTGCAAAATTTACCGTAGCAGAAAACGACTGGTACTGGTTACCGCCGCCTGTAGCACCTGCCAAAAGGTAAAGGGTACTAACGTTTGATTTACTGAATGCTAGGGTTCCTGTAGACGTTGCTCCATTACCCACATAAGCCGGTGTTAGGAACAGGGCATTATTGCCACTGTAATCTGCTAGCTGAAAATTAACGCCAATTGAATTTGCACTATTGATCAATCCGTTAACCGGCAGTCCGTATGTGGGTGTTGAGCCAGATGTTGTAGCCTGAAAATCCAGGGAAACAAGCGCTCGTGTATTATGCTGATCAAAGCCCATGGTTGTAGAAGCCGAAGCATTGCCTACACCATTTGCTATAATATCCTGATTAAAACCTGATGTGATGGTAACAGGTGTAGCTGTTTGCGCAAAAGATATTGCCGGGCTAAGCGACAAAAAGCCGAAAGCGATTGCATACCTAAATGGATAAAGTAGTTTTCTTTTCATAAACCGTCATGTATTAGTGTTAATTATTAGCTCTTTATAACTTTTTTCACAACCACCTCATCGTTAGAAAAAAGTATTTTAACAATATACATACCGCTTTTAAGGGCAGACATATCAACGTTATTTGATGTACCTTTAGACACAACCTGACCCGTAATGGAAACAACAGTAAATTCTTTTACTTCTTGATTTACCGCGTTTATAACAGCTGTGTTTAAAACAGGGTTAGGATATAGAGAAACACTTTCTGCACTAAAAGTATCTGTAGAAAGTACCGTATCATAACTTTGAAGATATACCGACATTGGTATCATACCATCGTTTCCGTTAAAGGTAGCATCCGGCACATCGATCTTGAAACTGTGTGCACCGGCAGAAAGGTTACCCAGGCTAATTTCCCTGATAGGAATTGAATTACCGGGACACCAGTTGTTCCAGCTCCATGCAGCATCTGTATTTGCCAGAGGCGCTCCTGTATTACAGTTATTATAAATACAATTTCCCTGAGTATTAT contains the following coding sequences:
- a CDS encoding gliding motility-associated C-terminal domain-containing protein, translated to MSKKYHLLTSFILKPVRAFVVISLLGGTTVFAQAPGGVSGGLTGWFRSTSNAGTANTNPILLNNTTDNRVTSWMSSGGTTSGSYALVQSNTTRMPVYTTGNTASANFNFNPFMQFSGSNNTLLTNTSFTTDLLNTQGSIFLVVNTYTNITPKNTALTYLFSQNKWQFKPGFRTQTGDGFAGSTGDYYNDAPFPGGVGMTNYPETAGIILMGKGVNTNSTSNTFSANRNGDTASVTNNFDSVYDPAVSSGFFLGSNNGNEIFNGAIAEVITFDVNLSDADVNKVESYLAVKYGVTLTSGQSSTNRNYTAPDGSVFWTADNTFKFNVTGIGRDDVSGLYQKQSKSIHNNNLITVYNKNTAGTFPVTNALNTTAIDATASYFITADNGLGNATVQGNCVNRIARTWKVQKTGGIADVTIAAAKSQLPADVRYLVVSSDPTFPAGDITTYPLDDTGTILYKNVNIPTGYYFTYGSEHVVSNAVTIGCNTSTTTVTSTGLGTWTADSANPSATVIANPTANSTLISGFSTPGVYTYNWGSASCFKTVTITYTGAVPAIPVVTDIAYCQGQIAAPLTATALTGYTLTWVDSNGIQLPGAPTPLTSAIGTATFNVYQTSPEGCQSLDATITVTINTPTTAVTGFTLPAAVCAGAANVVPTKDAGFTEGGAFTVTPATGLAINAATGEIDLATSTPGTYNVKYEVTTDVTNCITGDDTTVTILINSAPVLLEPSSLALCDDDYDGLAVFNLEAEGNNTLNGQTGITLTYHTSLTDAEAGTAAITTPAAYSTITPNTQTVYIRAIENGTTTNCYTIKTIVLTVNPKPVVPVMTTYALCDDPATTGVQAVFNLTTKDAQAANGVAGLTVSYYTGETEANDGTRPITGTSAYQSAGGTVWVRVQSAAGCYSLATLNLQVNPLPATPGLTNYVLCDDPATTGVQAVFNLNSKDAEATNGVAGLTVSYYDTEAAANAGTTPVATPATYTSGTATIWVRVQTAAGCYSVASLALIVNPLPVANTIADYQLCEVTTGVAAFNLSSRDALILPAGSTDTVTYFTSQSNADNNTGAITTPGSYNNTANPQTIYVRVGNGGCYTTTSFILNVLPAPQFAAALELTGCSPFNLTEVAAQAGTGVTLGYFATQADALANNNAIATPASYLLTTTTGIVYVRAENAAGCTTVEELALTTGNCEIQRGISPGGTIGQNDNFDLAYLDVRKISIYNRYGLEVYSFKGSYTNQWGGQGSNGDELPTGTYFYMFERNNGESKTGWIYINRQN
- a CDS encoding Ig-like domain-containing protein, which translates into the protein MKRKLLYPFRYAIAFGFLSLSPAISFAQTATPVTITSGFNQDIIANGVGNASASTTMGFDQHNTRALVSLDFQATTSGSTPTYGLPVNGLINSANSIGVNFQLADYSGNNALFLTPAYVGNGATSTGTLAFSKSNVSTLYLLAGATGGGNQYQSFSATVNFADGTTQASTLTISDWYDGDGYAIQGIGRINTANNNLEGSATNPRLYEVALPLDAGNQYKTITGIAFSFEGSSSAEWASEIRLSVLAVSATASPALPSTVAVAVQGDVAATITTDGGTLQLTAAVTPATETVTWTIAEGSEFATISATGLVTALANGAVTVRATLTSDTTIYDDIEVVISNQVIAVTAVDVAVADDAPATITTDGGTLQLVATVTPDDASNADVTWAISAGSDFATISEDGLIRALANGTITVTVTTEDGSFTDTIDVVITGQVVVVTSITVTVENNAEPTIVTAGGTLQLVATILPENATDTDVVWTATPVGIVTVDENGLVTAVANGTAVVTATSASGATLSTSINITVNIPVSAVESFGKNAIAVYPNPATDMVQIKSQSIIKVVSVYDSLGKEVLRSLQPTLHMGLLSSGIYMLKAEFENGNVQVAKIVKN